CCGGCCTCTTTGAACAATCTTATTTTTCTTCCGCTACGAACGGTAGAAGTGCCATGATACGAGCGCGTTTAACTGCAATTGTCAAACGACGTTGCCATTTAGCGCTTGTGCCCGTAACACGACGTGGCAAAATTTTGCCTCGCTCAGAAATGAATTTCTTAAGCAAATCAGTGTCTTTGTAGTCGATGCGTGTAATGTTGTTTGAAGTGAAATAACAAACCTTTTTACGCTTCTTGCCTCCGCGACGTGGTGCCATATCGAATTACCTCCCTCATCTTCAGATTTCTATTCGCTGATGGGCGCCTGGTTTAGAACGGCAGATCGTCGTCTGAAACTTCGATCTTCCCGCTTCCGCTTGAAAACGGATCGTCATCTACACGAGTATTGTTTTGCTGACTTGGACTAGACGGTTGGTTCTGTTGATAAGACGGCTGCTGTCCATACGAGCGATCGTTTGAACGATCCCCAGATCCGGAGTTGGCGCTTTTTGGTTCAAGGAATTGAACGCTGTCAGCCACCACTTCCGTCGTATAAACGCGCTTGCCATCTTGACCTTCGTAGCTGCCAGTCTGAATGCGGCCTTCGACACCGGCGAGACTTCCTTTTTTGAGGAAATTCGCTGTGTTTTCAGCCTGCTTGCGCCAAACGGTACAATTGATAAAATCCGCTTCGCGTTCACCTTGCGCATTGGAGAATGTCCGGTTTACAGCAAGTGTAAAACGAGCCACCGCCGCGCCGCTTGGTGTGTAACGAAGATCGGGATCTTTTGTCAGTCTTCCGACCAATACAACCCGGTTGATCATCAGAATTCAACCTCCTTCTTCAAGTCGTGTATTATCTGTATTCCGCTTGTTGCTTATACGTCTAGGCGTACAGCCATGTGGCGGATAATGTCTTCATTGAAGTTCGCAAGACGTGTAAACTCGTTGATAGCTTCTGTCTCAGCATTAGCTTTAACGATCTGGTAGAAACCTTCTTTGAAATCATTGATTTCATAAGCCAGACGGCGTTTACCCCATTCTTTCGACTCGATGATTTCCGCACCGTTAGAAGTTAGGATTTCGCTGAAACGCTCAACTAGAGCTTTCTTAGCGTCCTCTTCAATGTTCGGGCGTACAATGTACATTACTTCATATTCTCTCATCGTATTGTCACCTCCTTATGGACTTGGGCCCTGCTGATTCCAGCGGGCAAGGAGCAAGCAATCATAAATATTACTCACATCAATATATTGTAGCATACGCATAGGCTTCCGGCAAGTTGTAATTTAGGCTATACTGAAAGCATTAAAATTCGGGATGTGTTGCAATGGAACCGCATAAAATTATCGATTTGAACATAGAAGAAATCGCGCCAAAAGCGCTGTGGTTCAATATTGGGCTGGTCGCCGTTTTCGCGCTCGCCTATCAGTTGTTTCGAGAACCCTTGTCTTTCGGCTTTTCGCTGTTCGGCATCCTTTATTTTTTGGGCGGCTACGTCTTATTAATTGTGCTGCATGAAGTGTTTCATTTGATCGGCTTTGTCGCCTTCGGCAAAGTGCCGCTGTCGTCGCTTCAATACGGACTCAATTTAAAATTGGGCATTGCTTATGCGACGAGCGACCGGCCCGTGAAAAATCGGGCGATGCGGGCGGTTCTGCTACTGCCATTTTGGATGACGGCGGTTTTGCCGAGCATCATCGGCTTTTGGGCGGGCGACCAAGTGCTCGTCTTGCTCGGCGCCATGCTGACAGCCGGCGCATTCGGCGACTTCCTCATGTACAAGGAATTGCGCAAAGAGCCGAACGATGCGTGGATATTGGACGACCAAGATCTCCCCCGCCTCCACGTTTATTCCAGCTACCCGTCGCTAGATGAATGAATGGCAGGTTCCCACAAATAAAAAAAGGCGCAGCAGTGTTAAAGAAGTGTATTAATTTAGTTATGAATCAAAATGACTGCATCTTTTCGACACTCAAAAATCAATGACCTATCTAAGTATTTGGAGAAGAGTTCGCTCGACTCCTGCGGGAAAAGCGGGTTTGAGAGACCCCGCAGGCCGCGATAGCGGCTGAGGAGGCTCGATTCCCGCCCGCGGAAAGCGAGCGATAAGCTTCGGAAAATACCACTTCTTAACTTTTTCGAAAAACCAAAAGAAGGCACAGCAGATTTCCTGCTATGCCTTCTTTTTAATTCTTATCTCGCAAACGACCGTTCCACATCCCATACACCTTCTGAAATATATTCCTTCAGCAAGCGCTCTGCTTTTGCCGTATAGACAATCGCTTGTTTCGTGCCGCGCTTGGTCTCGACATCGATCGTCAGACGGTCGTACATGTCCGTTTTTGCGTTCCCCGTGTAATCCTCCAGGTCATTGATCGCCGGCCATAGGACATCCGGAATGTCGTATAGCTCGCCTTGAATGACATCGTCGCCGGCCAATTCAAGTGCCGGATAACCAAGCCCTGTATCATACAAGCTTCCCGAAATCGTCACATGCTCTTCCACCAATTCCGCTTCTTCCAAATAAAAATGGTATTTGCCGCCTCTTTTCAAGGTTCCATATGCGAATAAATACATTCGTTTCCCTCCTCATAAAAAACCGGATGCTCAAAAAGCACCCGGTTCGGTATTTTTTCCAGCCGCCACTTCGTTGTTAACTTGTTTCCATGGCACTGACTGACAATAAACTATTCGGCACAAGCCTTATACGTTGAATCTAAACAGCATAACATCGCCGTCTTTAACGAGGTACTCTTTGCCTTCTTGACGTACTTTTCCGGCTTCTTTTGCCGTAGCCATTGAACCGGCTTCCACCAATTCCTCGTAAGCAACGGTTTCAGCGCGGATAAAGCCGCGTTCGAAGTCGGAGTGGATGATGCCCGCACATTGTGGGGCTTTCATGCCTTTTTTGAACGTCCATGCACGCACTTCCTGCACACCGGCAGTGAAGTATGTCGCAAGTCCGAGCAAGTTATAAGCAGCTTTGACCAATTGATCAAGCCCTGATTCTTCGATGCCAAGCTCTTCGAGGAACATTTCTTTTTCTTCATCATCAAGCTCTGCCATTTCTTCTTCGATCTTCGCACAAACGACGATGACGTCAGAATCGTGGCCAGCTGCATAATCGCGAACTTGCTGGACGTATTCGTTGCTCGCCGCATCAGCAATTTCATCTTCTGATACGTTCGCTACGTACAACATCGGTTTGAGCGTCAACAAATTCAAGCCTTTGGCGATTTTCAGCTCATCTTCTGTGAAGTCGATCGAACGGGCCAATTCGCCGTTCTCGAAAGCTTCGCGAAGTTTCACCAATACCGGCTCTTCTGCAACAGCGTCTTTGTCTTTTTGCTTCAACAGCTTGGCGTTGCGGCTAATGCGTTTTTCGATGCTTTCCATATCTGCAAGTACCAACTCCAGGTTGATGACTTCGATATCGGAAACCGGATCAACTCCACCCGATACGTGCGTGATGTTGTCATCAGCAAAGCAGCGAACCACTTGCGTGATGGCATCGACTTCGCGGATGTGGGCGAGGAATTTGTTTCCAAGCCCTTCCCCTTTGCTGGCCCCTTTGACGATGCCGGCAATGTCCGTAAACTCGAACGCCGTCGGGATGGTTTTTTTCGGCTCGACCAATTCTGTCAGTTTGTCGAGGCGCTCATCTGGCACTTCGACGATGCCGACGTTTGGATCTATCGTACAGAACGGGTAGTTCGCCGCTTCGGCGCCCGCTTTTGTAATAGCGTTGAATAATGTGGATTTTCCTACGTTTGGTAATCCTACAATCCCTGCAGTTAATGCCAAAGGATTCACGACCTTTCTTTTTCGCTCACAAATTTTGCAACCATTCCATTATAGAAAGAGGAGGCGGAAATGTCCATTCCTCATTCCGCCTCAGCCTTCACCAATACTTTTTTCATTTTTTTATTGAACTCCGCGCGAGACAGCATAACGCTGTGCTGACAGCCTTCGCATTTAATGCGGATGTCTGCACCCATGCGGATAATTTTCCAGGCATTCGCCCCGCAAGGATGCCCTTTTTTCATCTCGACAATATCATGTAACCCAAATTCCTTCATTTCCATGGCTGCATTCCCCCATCATTTATTGGCATTTGATGAAACCGGATCGCCGGGATCGCGGTGCATGACCACCATACGAGGATACGGCAATTCGACTCCACGCTGATCGAGAAACTCTTTCAAGTCGCGGCGCATTCTGCGGGATACGGCAAAATGCTGCATCGGCAAGGTTTCAGCCGTCAGGCGCATGACCACTTCGGTTGCTGTCATGTTCTGCACGCCAAGCAATTCGGCCGGACTGATAACTTCTTCATAAGTGGGCTGGACCGTTTCCAAAAACTCCAAGATCAGCCGTTCTACTTTAGCCAAATCGGAATCGTGCGAAACGCTCAAGTCCACGACCGCAGTGGAATTGTGAAGTGAAAAGTTGACGACTTCTGTCACCGTGCCGTTTGGGAAGATAAACAGCTCACCGGTCCACGCTTGAACTTTCGTCGTGCGCAGCCCGATTTCCTGGACGGTTCCCTCGGCTTGGTTGATACGGACATAATCACCGACTGAAAATTGGTCTTCGAAGATGATAAAAAATCCAGTGATGACGTCGCGCACCAAGTTTTGTGCACCAAAACCGACAGCGAGGCCAATAACACCGGCACCGGCGATGATCCCGCTAATATTGATTGAGAAAGCCGATAGAATGGCGACCACTGCCATAAATCCAATGACGTATGTAGCAATATTTTCTACTAATTTCGATAAAGTTTGGTGACGGCGTCCATTTGTTTTAAGGGGCCCTTTTAATTGGACCGAAAACGATTTGCGGATAATGACCCGCATGACGCGCGTCAATAGATAGGCACCGACAGCGATTAATATGACACGCAGCGCTGTTCCTGAAATGTCGACCCACATTTCCTCATCAAGCAGCTTCGTTGTCATCTGATTAACAAATCTTTCCACAACACTTCTTTCGAAAAACACGTCTACACCTTCTTTAAATTACTCACATCAGATTGAATTTAAACACGGCCGTGACAAGAAACGCAACTACAAGGATCCCCGGCAATAAATTCGCCACACGGATCTTCGTGATGCCCATCAAATTAAGCCCAATTGCGGCAATCATTACCCCTCCGGTCGCCGTCATCTCGGTGATGAACAAGTCAAGCGCCGCTTCCGGAATAAGCAAACTGATTTGTGTAGCGAACAAGGCGATCAAGCCTTGGTACACAAATACCGGAATCGCCGACAGCATAACACCGATGCCGAGTGTCGACGCAAGGATGATTGATGTAAACCCGTCAATAATGCCCTTTGACACAAGAACACCGTGTTCATTGCTGAGCCCGCTTTCCAATGCACCGATAATGCCCATTGCGCCGATGACAAAAATCAAGGTCGCCGTGACAAATCCTTGCGCTAGGCTTCCCTGGCTTTCTTTTGTGCCGAGCATTCGTTCAATCCAGCGGCCAAAGCCATTCAATTTATCTTCCAGCCTTGCCCATTCACCGATGACCGCACCGAGTACCAAACTAATGATGACGATGACGAAATTCTGGCTCTCAAAGCCCATCTGTAAGCCTAAGACGACAACCACTAACCCAATGACATACATAACGGTCTCTTTCATTTTGTCAGGAATATTGCGCAATGCCCGCCCGATCAATGTTCCGATGACAATTAAAACTGCGTTAACCAATGTTCCCCAAAGAACCATAATCGAGCTCCCTTCTCTCCATGCTTCGGTATAGGCGTCTAGTTCTTCTCCCTCTTTTAACCCCTTCGACAAATCTTGCGAGGCCCGCATCTAAAGAAACGCCTATTTCCCGTCTCCGGAAAATAGGCCGTCTTCAAGCTGAGGTAACCATTCAATTCGAAAAAGCATACTGGCCACTAAAAACGCCACGTACGTCAGCGTGTTATTTCAACAGATCCAAGATCCGCTCTAAATCATCTTCTGAGAAAAACTCGATTTCGATCTTGCCTTTATTCTTTTGTTTTTTGATCTGGACATTTGTGCCGAAGCGGTCACGCAGTTCAGATTGTTTTTCTTCTATAAAGATATCCTTTTTCTTTTCTGGTGTTTCACGTGGAACATTGTCATTTAAACGCTGCACTAAGTTTTCCAGTTGGCGCACATTTAATCCTTCTTTGACAGTTTTTTTCGCGGTCTCGGAAATATTTTTTTTGCTGCGCAAGCCAAGCAAAGTACGGCCATGCCCCATCGACAATTTTTTATCCGAAATAAGTTCCCGCACATCTTTCGGCAAGGTCAGTAGACGAATATGGTTGGTAATATGCGGACGGCTTTTGCCGAGCCGGAACGCTAATTGCTCCTGTGTCAAATTCAATGTATCCATCAGCTTCTGGTAGGCTTCCGCCTCTTCGATCGGCGTTAAATCCTCACGCTGCAAGTTTTCAAGGATCGCTAGTTCCATCATCTGCTGCTCGTTGAACTCTTTAACGATCGCAGGAACTTCTTTCAATTTGCATAGCTTGGCTGCCCGAAAACGGCGTTCCCCGACTACAAGTTCAAATTTCGCCCCTTTTTTCCGCACGACGACCGGCTGCAGAATGCCATGCTCCCGAATCGATTCGGCCAGTTCTTCTAGGGCTTGCTGGTCGAATACTTTCCGCGGTTGATGAGGGTTTTCTTTAATATCGGTCACTTTGATTTGCATTACTTTATCTGTTTCGTTGACCGTTTCTCCAGGAAACAATGCATTAATGCCTTTTCCTAATCCTTTAGCCATTACGAATCACTTCCTTCGCCAATTCTAGGTAAACTTCCGCGCCTCTGGACTTCGGATCATAGATGATGATTGGCTCTCCGTGGCTAGGAGCCTCGCTCAAACGGACGTTGCGCGGGACCACCGTGTCATACACTTTGTCCTGGAAGTATTTCTTCACTTCTTCAATGACCTGCATGCCGAGATTGGTCCGGGCATCGTACATGGTCAACAATACGCCGTCGATCATCAGGTCATGGTTCAAGTGTTTTTGGACCAGCCGAACGGTACTCAATAACTGGCTTAAACCTTCTAGAGCATAATATTCACATTGTACTGGAATAATAATTCCGTCTGAAGCGGTTAGGGAATTCAAGGTCAACAACCCAAGAGATGGCGGACAGTCGATGATGATGTAATCGTATAAATCTTTTACTTCTGCCAAGGCGTTTTTCAATCGTGCTTCGCGTGAAATGGTCGAAACCAATTCAATTTCCGCACCGGCCAGTGAAATGGTCGCCGGTACCACATGAAGATTTTCGACTTTCGTCTCCATGATCGTGTCTTTGACATCCACATCGTCAATCAGAATTTCGTAGATGCATTGATCGACATCGCCTTTATTGACGCCGACGCCACTCGTTGCATTGCCTTGTGGATCGATATCTATTAACAGCACTTTCTTGCCAAGATAAGCAAGACAGGCACTTAAATTAACTGATGAAGTTGTTTTTCCTACACCGCCTTTTTGATTGGCGATGGCAATCGTTCTACCCACTCGTGCACCAACTTTCTTCGATACTGTCTTTAGTTTACTGCGGAAACGCTTTTATGGCTATCCGCGACAGCTTTCATTTCTATATTGTATCAAATTTCCTGTTTCATAGAGATATATCTGCCAAAAAAAGCCCTTTCCTCAACGGAAAGAGCGATTATGAGCGTTTTTCGGAATTTTCACGGTGATTTGATAATAATCCTCGTGTTCTTCCTCTTGTGTATCGAGTTTGATGCCGCTTTTTTTGACCATCGACAATGACTCTTTGATGGTATTCATGGCAATGCGCATATCCCGACTGACGGCTTTTCTGCGCTTTTTAGGTTTCGCCTCGGCTTGGTCCGCCAAATTCCGGATGCGTTGTTCCAGTTCTTTGACATTAAGCCCTTCTTCCAATAACTGTTCGAGTAATTGTTGCTGAAGTTCAGGGTCTTTTACCGGCAGCAAAGCACGGGCATGGCGTTCTGTAATGCTCCGGGAGAGCAATGCCTGCTGAACAATTTCTGGGAGCTTTAACAGCCGCAATTTATTGGCGACAGCCGACTGGCTTTTACCAAGGCGCTGAGCCAATGCTTCTTGTGTGATTTCCTGGATCTGCAGCAAATTAGAATAAGCATGCGCCTCTTCGATTGCCGTCAATTCTTCGCGCTGGAGGTTTTCGATCAACGCGATAGAGGCTGTTTCTTTATCACTCAATTGACGAACGATCGCCGGAACTTCCTCCCAGCCAAGAGACGTCATTGCCCGGAAGCGACGTTCCCCTGCAATAATTTCATAGAAGCCTTCCCGCTGTGAATCTCTGACGACAATCGGCTGGATGACGCCATGGACATGAATCGTCCGGGCCAGCTCTTCGATTTTCTCTTCGTCAAAAACGGTCCGTGGCTGGAATTGGTTCGCATGGATTTTCTCCAATGGGATTTTGACGACTTCTTCAGAAGCATGGCTTGAAGCTTCTGCTGTTGTTGCATCATTTGCTTTGTCGCCGCCTCCGAAAAGACGGGCAAAAGGACTTTTCATGCTCAAGCACCACCTTATTAAAAACTTGCTCTTGTTGTTTTATTCCAAAGACACAATCCTGGGTCTGTATGTTCCACGTGAAACATT
This is a stretch of genomic DNA from Planococcus maritimus. It encodes these proteins:
- the rpsR gene encoding 30S ribosomal protein S18, with protein sequence MAPRRGGKKRKKVCYFTSNNITRIDYKDTDLLKKFISERGKILPRRVTGTSAKWQRRLTIAVKRARIMALLPFVAEEK
- the ssb gene encoding single-stranded DNA-binding protein, with product MINRVVLVGRLTKDPDLRYTPSGAAVARFTLAVNRTFSNAQGEREADFINCTVWRKQAENTANFLKKGSLAGVEGRIQTGSYEGQDGKRVYTTEVVADSVQFLEPKSANSGSGDRSNDRSYGQQPSYQQNQPSSPSQQNNTRVDDDPFSSGSGKIEVSDDDLPF
- the rpsF gene encoding 30S ribosomal protein S6, whose product is MREYEVMYIVRPNIEEDAKKALVERFSEILTSNGAEIIESKEWGKRRLAYEINDFKEGFYQIVKANAETEAINEFTRLANFNEDIIRHMAVRLDV
- a CDS encoding DUF3267 domain-containing protein yields the protein MEPHKIIDLNIEEIAPKALWFNIGLVAVFALAYQLFREPLSFGFSLFGILYFLGGYVLLIVLHEVFHLIGFVAFGKVPLSSLQYGLNLKLGIAYATSDRPVKNRAMRAVLLLPFWMTAVLPSIIGFWAGDQVLVLLGAMLTAGAFGDFLMYKELRKEPNDAWILDDQDLPRLHVYSSYPSLDE
- a CDS encoding gamma-glutamylcyclotransferase family protein, with the protein product MYLFAYGTLKRGGKYHFYLEEAELVEEHVTISGSLYDTGLGYPALELAGDDVIQGELYDIPDVLWPAINDLEDYTGNAKTDMYDRLTIDVETKRGTKQAIVYTAKAERLLKEYISEGVWDVERSFAR
- the ychF gene encoding redox-regulated ATPase YchF, translating into MALTAGIVGLPNVGKSTLFNAITKAGAEAANYPFCTIDPNVGIVEVPDERLDKLTELVEPKKTIPTAFEFTDIAGIVKGASKGEGLGNKFLAHIREVDAITQVVRCFADDNITHVSGGVDPVSDIEVINLELVLADMESIEKRISRNAKLLKQKDKDAVAEEPVLVKLREAFENGELARSIDFTEDELKIAKGLNLLTLKPMLYVANVSEDEIADAASNEYVQQVRDYAAGHDSDVIVVCAKIEEEMAELDDEEKEMFLEELGIEESGLDQLVKAAYNLLGLATYFTAGVQEVRAWTFKKGMKAPQCAGIIHSDFERGFIRAETVAYEELVEAGSMATAKEAGKVRQEGKEYLVKDGDVMLFRFNV
- a CDS encoding DUF951 domain-containing protein; the protein is MEMKEFGLHDIVEMKKGHPCGANAWKIIRMGADIRIKCEGCQHSVMLSRAEFNKKMKKVLVKAEAE
- a CDS encoding mechanosensitive ion channel family protein, with product MTTKLLDEEMWVDISGTALRVILIAVGAYLLTRVMRVIIRKSFSVQLKGPLKTNGRRHQTLSKLVENIATYVIGFMAVVAILSAFSINISGIIAGAGVIGLAVGFGAQNLVRDVITGFFIIFEDQFSVGDYVRINQAEGTVQEIGLRTTKVQAWTGELFIFPNGTVTEVVNFSLHNSTAVVDLSVSHDSDLAKVERLILEFLETVQPTYEEVISPAELLGVQNMTATEVVMRLTAETLPMQHFAVSRRMRRDLKEFLDQRGVELPYPRMVVMHRDPGDPVSSNANK
- a CDS encoding DUF554 domain-containing protein, with protein sequence MVLWGTLVNAVLIVIGTLIGRALRNIPDKMKETVMYVIGLVVVVLGLQMGFESQNFVIVIISLVLGAVIGEWARLEDKLNGFGRWIERMLGTKESQGSLAQGFVTATLIFVIGAMGIIGALESGLSNEHGVLVSKGIIDGFTSIILASTLGIGVMLSAIPVFVYQGLIALFATQISLLIPEAALDLFITEMTATGGVMIAAIGLNLMGITKIRVANLLPGILVVAFLVTAVFKFNLM
- a CDS encoding ParB/RepB/Spo0J family partition protein; this encodes MAKGLGKGINALFPGETVNETDKVMQIKVTDIKENPHQPRKVFDQQALEELAESIREHGILQPVVVRKKGAKFELVVGERRFRAAKLCKLKEVPAIVKEFNEQQMMELAILENLQREDLTPIEEAEAYQKLMDTLNLTQEQLAFRLGKSRPHITNHIRLLTLPKDVRELISDKKLSMGHGRTLLGLRSKKNISETAKKTVKEGLNVRQLENLVQRLNDNVPRETPEKKKDIFIEEKQSELRDRFGTNVQIKKQKNKGKIEIEFFSEDDLERILDLLK
- a CDS encoding ParA family protein, coding for MGRTIAIANQKGGVGKTTSSVNLSACLAYLGKKVLLIDIDPQGNATSGVGVNKGDVDQCIYEILIDDVDVKDTIMETKVENLHVVPATISLAGAEIELVSTISREARLKNALAEVKDLYDYIIIDCPPSLGLLTLNSLTASDGIIIPVQCEYYALEGLSQLLSTVRLVQKHLNHDLMIDGVLLTMYDARTNLGMQVIEEVKKYFQDKVYDTVVPRNVRLSEAPSHGEPIIIYDPKSRGAEVYLELAKEVIRNG
- the noc gene encoding nucleoid occlusion protein produces the protein MKSPFARLFGGGDKANDATTAEASSHASEEVVKIPLEKIHANQFQPRTVFDEEKIEELARTIHVHGVIQPIVVRDSQREGFYEIIAGERRFRAMTSLGWEEVPAIVRQLSDKETASIALIENLQREELTAIEEAHAYSNLLQIQEITQEALAQRLGKSQSAVANKLRLLKLPEIVQQALLSRSITERHARALLPVKDPELQQQLLEQLLEEGLNVKELEQRIRNLADQAEAKPKKRRKAVSRDMRIAMNTIKESLSMVKKSGIKLDTQEEEHEDYYQITVKIPKNAHNRSFR